One window from the genome of Megalobrama amblycephala isolate DHTTF-2021 linkage group LG4, ASM1881202v1, whole genome shotgun sequence encodes:
- the ppm1db gene encoding protein phosphatase, Mg2+/Mn2+ dependent, 1Db, with the protein MNPDLSLRVSVFSEQGGRKYMEDLTEVIVELEPSDDELRAAGHTDPKPDQEPVTESDPPDCANKPLPVMVTWRNTLSTDETDGTEELLTQPAAADSRRSVAFFAVFDGHGGREAALFARDHLWDFLKKQRGFWSKDYRKVCAAIRKGFIACHHAMWKKLPEWPKTLTGLPSTSGTTASVVVIRGDRMFVAHVGDSSVVLGVREDPADKVIKAVEVTQDHKPELPKEKQRIEGLGGSVVKKSGVNRVVWKRPRLTHNGPVRRSTPIDQIPFLAVARALGDLWSYDFYSGEFVVSPEPDTSVVTLDPRRHRYIIVGSDGLWNMVPPQEAVTVCQSHDEAVAPFGMSVARRLGCHALMRWRQRMLRADNTSVIVIALPEPGKPHLPMHRDEVILSLAEGPHCDPAIGSRSNTPLIKTPDPDLSSASSESLPALERRNGLSGVSLSAEPPLEENLPYIELTDKAALTVCPSEDNWTPQMPLSSPDVSSPVGKRPRRSPLTPSSSRRRTGERSVPKRNTAKSAKRTPSVPILQHRKATLCVC; encoded by the exons ATGAATCCAGACCTATCGCTGCGAGTTAGCGTCTTCTCCGAACAAGGAGGAAGGAAATATATGGAGGATTTAACTGAGGTGATAGTGGAGCTCGAACCCAGCGACGATGAGCTGCGAGCGGCCGGACACACTGATCCAAAGCCGGACCAAGAGCCTGTCACTGAAAGCGACCCGCCGGACTGTGCAAACAAGCCTTTACCCGTCATGGTAACGTGGAGAAACACACTATCGACCGATGAGACCGACGGTACAGAGGAGCTCCTGACTCAACCGGCGGCAGCGGACAGCAGGAGATCGGTCGCATTCTTCGCTGTGTTTGACGGCCACGGAGGGCGAGAAGCCGCGCTGTTCGCTCGAGATCACCTCTGGGATTTTCTAAAGAAGCAGCGGGGTTTTTGGTCTAAGGATTACCGGAAAGTTTGTGCCGCAATACGCAAGGGCTTCATCGCTTGTCATCATGCAATGTGGAAAAAGCTTC CTGAATGGCCAAAAACATTAACTGGCCTCCCCAGTACCTCGGGCACTACAGCCAGTGTTGTGGTCATCAGAGGGGACCGCATGTTTGTGGCTCATGTCGGGGACTCGTCTGTTGTGCTGGGTGTGAGGGAAGATCCCGCTGATAAAGTGATCAAAGCTGTGGAGGTCACACAAGACCACAAGCCCGAGCTCCCGAAAGAGAAGCAGAGAATTGAGGGGCTGGGAGGCAG TGTGGTGAAGAAGTCTGGTGTGAACCGTGTGGTGTGGAAGAGGCCTAGGCTGACTCACAACGGCCCGGTCAGAAGGAGCACCCCGATCGATCAGATCCCCTTCCTCGCTGTTGCCAGAGCTCTGG GTGATCTATGGAGTTATGACTTCTACAGTGGAGAGTTTGTGGTGTCTCCTGAGCCTGACACCAGTGTGGTGACACTTGACCCAAGACGGCATCGTTACATCATCGTTGGCAGTGACGGCCTTTGGAACATGGTGCCACCACAGGAGGCGGTGACTGTGTGCCAGAGCCATGATGAAGCTGTG GCACCCTTCGGGATGTCGGTTGCACGTCGGTTGGGGTGCCATGCGTTGATGCGATGGCGTCAAAGGATGCTACGTGCAGACAATACCAGCGTCATAGTTATCGCCCTTCCTGAGCCTGGCAAACCCCACCTACCTATGCACAGAGATGAAGTCATACTCAGCCTAGCAGAGGGCCCGCACTGTGACCCAGCAATAGGGTCCCGCTCCAACACACCACTCATCAAG ACCCCGGATCCAGACCTGTCCTCAGCCAGCAGCGAGTCTTTGCCAGCGCTGGAGAGGAGGAATGGTCTGTCAGGAGTGAGTCTCAGCGCAGAACCCCCGTTAGAGGAAAACCTCCCTTATATTGAGCTCACGGACAAAGCTGCCTTGACTGTGTGCCCCAGTGAGGACAACTGGACCCCACAGATGCCCCTGTCCTCACCAGATGTGTCAAGTCCGGTGGGGAAGAGGCCCAGACGCAGCCCCCTCACCCCGAGCAGCTCCCGCCGGAGGACTGGGGAACGCTCCGTACCCAAACGCAACACTGCCAAGAGTGCCAAACGGACCCCCAGCGTCCCAATACTACAGCACCGCAAAGCAACCCTCTGCGTCTGCTGA